A genome region from Flavobacterium sp. CFS9 includes the following:
- a CDS encoding glycoside hydrolase family 97 protein — translation MKKILLACFFIIVSNGWINAQELKSPDGNLALTFTLNAEGAPVYSLAYKKKEVIKGSRLGFILKSDIKMNKGFQIVGTQKQSEDNFWEPVLGEQKKIRNQYNELKADLIQEKSKRKISIYFRLFNDGLGFRYEFPVQDNLRHFVIQEETTEFNLTGDHKLFWIPGDYDTNEYSYTTSKISEMQSLMYNASHVSMAAQTTIKNLAAQTPLMMKTNDGLYINIHEAALKNYPAMCLNIDDKTYSLSSHLVPDAVGNKGYIQTGSLTPWRTIVVSDDARNILASKMILNLNEPCAFEDTSWIKPVKYVGVWWEYFTGGGSTWAYSNNQDVVIGATDFSKLKPNGTHGANTKHVKEYIDFASANGFDAVLVEGWNEGWEDNTAFKKERIYSFTKPYPDFDVKDLSAYARQKGVKIIMHHETTSSASEYERQLPDALKFMGDNNYNAVKTGYVGPIIPRGEHHDGQQMVNHYTYVAKEAAKHKIMVDSHEAVRPTGLHRTYPNWFAQESARGTEFEAMEGIHPDHTTILPFTRLMGGPMDYTPGIFQGDLSVYGAKKNKLSTTLAKQLALYVTMYSPLQMAADLPENYMRFKDAFQFIKDVSLDWDDTYILEAEPGDYITIARKTKGKQEWFVGGITDENPRTAFVDLSFLPVGKSFTATIYEDGKTADYKSNPQSYNIRKVSVNSKTKLKQKLAASGGFAISIK, via the coding sequence ATGAAGAAAATTCTTTTAGCCTGCTTTTTTATTATCGTTTCAAATGGATGGATCAATGCTCAGGAACTAAAGTCTCCTGATGGGAATTTAGCGTTGACTTTTACTTTAAATGCCGAGGGTGCTCCGGTTTATTCTTTAGCCTACAAGAAAAAAGAAGTAATCAAAGGAAGCAGATTGGGCTTTATTTTAAAGTCCGATATTAAAATGAATAAAGGTTTTCAGATTGTCGGGACACAAAAACAATCAGAAGACAATTTCTGGGAACCGGTATTGGGAGAGCAGAAAAAAATCAGAAATCAGTACAATGAATTGAAAGCTGATTTGATACAGGAAAAGAGCAAACGAAAGATATCCATTTATTTCCGTCTGTTCAATGATGGTTTAGGGTTTCGATATGAATTTCCGGTACAGGATAATCTGCGTCATTTTGTGATTCAGGAAGAAACCACCGAGTTTAATTTAACCGGAGATCATAAACTTTTCTGGATTCCAGGAGATTATGATACAAACGAGTACAGCTATACGACTTCAAAAATTTCGGAGATGCAATCTTTGATGTACAATGCTTCTCACGTTTCGATGGCGGCACAAACAACGATTAAAAATTTGGCCGCGCAGACGCCTTTGATGATGAAGACCAATGACGGACTTTATATTAATATTCATGAAGCAGCTTTGAAAAATTATCCGGCAATGTGTCTTAATATTGATGATAAGACTTATTCGCTGAGTTCGCATTTGGTTCCCGATGCTGTTGGAAATAAAGGATACATTCAAACCGGAAGTTTGACGCCGTGGAGAACGATTGTGGTGAGTGATGATGCGCGAAATATTCTGGCTTCAAAAATGATCTTAAATCTGAATGAACCCTGTGCTTTCGAAGACACTTCATGGATTAAACCGGTGAAATATGTTGGGGTTTGGTGGGAATACTTTACCGGAGGAGGTTCTACCTGGGCGTATTCTAACAATCAGGATGTAGTAATTGGAGCTACTGATTTTTCTAAATTGAAGCCTAATGGAACACATGGAGCTAATACGAAACATGTAAAAGAATATATTGATTTTGCTTCGGCAAATGGTTTCGACGCTGTTCTGGTGGAAGGATGGAATGAAGGCTGGGAGGATAATACTGCTTTTAAAAAGGAACGCATTTATAGTTTTACCAAGCCTTATCCGGATTTTGATGTGAAAGATTTAAGTGCTTACGCCAGGCAGAAAGGGGTGAAAATCATCATGCATCATGAAACAACATCTTCAGCTTCAGAATATGAAAGACAGCTTCCGGATGCCTTAAAATTTATGGGTGATAATAACTATAATGCTGTGAAGACAGGTTATGTAGGACCAATTATTCCGAGAGGAGAACACCATGACGGACAGCAAATGGTCAACCATTATACATATGTCGCCAAAGAAGCAGCAAAGCATAAAATTATGGTAGATTCCCATGAAGCGGTTCGCCCAACGGGATTACATCGTACTTATCCCAACTGGTTTGCGCAGGAATCAGCCAGAGGAACTGAGTTTGAGGCTATGGAAGGAATTCATCCCGACCACACGACGATTTTACCCTTTACACGTCTTATGGGAGGGCCGATGGATTATACACCGGGAATTTTTCAAGGAGACTTATCGGTTTACGGGGCAAAGAAAAATAAGTTGAGTACAACACTGGCAAAGCAACTGGCACTTTATGTGACGATGTACAGTCCGTTACAAATGGCTGCCGATCTGCCTGAAAACTATATGCGTTTCAAAGATGCGTTTCAATTTATAAAAGATGTTTCATTAGACTGGGATGACACCTATATTCTTGAGGCAGAACCAGGAGATTATATCACAATAGCCAGAAAAACTAAAGGAAAACAAGAATGGTTTGTAGGCGGGATTACGGATGAAAACCCACGTACTGCTTTCGTTGATTTAAGTTTTTTGCCTGTTGGGAAATCATTTACGGCAACGATTTATGAAGACGGAAAAACAGCCGATTATAAGAGCAACCCACAATCGTACAACATTCGAAAAGTGTCTGTAAACAGTAAAACGAAGTTAAAACAAAAATTAGCTGCAAGCGGTGGTTTTGCTATTTCTATAAAGTAG
- a CDS encoding SusC/RagA family TonB-linked outer membrane protein has protein sequence MKRILAVLGMVLLSSLGAVAQNRLITGIVADAENKGIVAASIEVQGKPYSAITDAEGRFKMNVPEGPVTLNVSSIGFKPQSVVLQQNQNKISVVLVENTQELKDVVVTSFGVKKQKKSLGYAVGELKGDELTKNKEINLGNALQGKIAGVNVSAPVTGPSGSSRVVIRGATSASGLNQPLYVVDGIPIDNSQQGNAGMWGGADKGDGMSSFNPDDIASMSVLKGSAASALYGYRGSNGVILITTKKGKSGTGIGVDFSTNATFNTPASLLNWQDQYGAGAPVNGVATRFKNLQELRDSYYFAWGDKYDGTPSLGIDGTTRPYQAYGKDNVENFYRTGFSSSNTLAISGGSETTNFRLSFGNTKDESILPGTNFGRNNIALSLNSAVNKKISIETNAQYITEKSHNRPYLNDSPRNPSFPTTFLTPGTDIRWISNGFDENGGEADYFGTNNYHTNPYFATQSPLNDDLRKRFIGSAKVNYNITDKIYAKGVLGVDDINYEYTEIEPTGINYSPGGSYENRVENRSEYNASAYLGYKGDIVKNLSLDAFIGANRQHNRFSGIKMKGNNFIVPFQYFYGNTQPAQSEKLFSESEVNSLFYSADLGYKDFLYLSLTGREDWFSTLDPSNNSTFYPSVSSSFIYSEVIDLPKWMSYGKLRAGWGNVGGALPDAYALALTYTSPDGQTDSLGQPILGVNGETIPNRTLKPYNVSTIEFGFENTFFNNRVSTDLTFYSKKTTNDITDADVSQASGYRTTKINVGEILNKGVEFAINVKAVKTPNFSWSVGYNFAYNNSEVLKLSDKITTKSLEGNRDGRASVVLEKGQPFGVIKAYDYLRDANGNIVLDTNGKFLRGNLIIAGQGVAPTSMGLSNDFQYKNFTLSVFVDAKFGGEIYSATNQLGTRYGLTEQTLPGREGGVAVKGTDVNGNPVNTTVSAYDYWRSYSDVTSNFVYDADFVKLRAISFSYNFPKAYLSKTPFQAISLAFSAHNLLTIYDKVPNIDPESNYSNSNAQGLERASMPLTRNYGLTLNVKF, from the coding sequence ATGAAACGAATATTGGCAGTGTTAGGAATGGTATTGTTAAGCAGCTTAGGAGCTGTGGCGCAAAACCGATTGATAACAGGCATAGTAGCTGATGCAGAGAACAAGGGAATTGTTGCTGCATCGATTGAGGTTCAGGGAAAACCGTATAGTGCAATCACTGACGCGGAAGGCCGATTTAAAATGAATGTGCCCGAAGGACCGGTTACTTTAAATGTATCCTCTATAGGTTTTAAACCGCAATCAGTAGTGTTGCAGCAAAACCAAAATAAAATTTCAGTTGTATTAGTAGAAAATACTCAGGAATTAAAAGATGTAGTAGTAACTTCATTTGGAGTTAAGAAACAAAAGAAAAGTTTAGGTTATGCAGTTGGAGAACTGAAAGGCGATGAACTGACAAAGAATAAGGAAATTAACTTAGGAAATGCCCTTCAGGGAAAAATTGCCGGAGTTAACGTTTCTGCGCCGGTTACGGGACCTTCAGGGTCAAGCCGTGTGGTAATTCGTGGAGCCACTTCGGCTTCGGGACTTAACCAGCCTTTGTATGTTGTCGACGGTATTCCGATTGATAACAGCCAGCAAGGAAATGCAGGAATGTGGGGAGGTGCCGATAAAGGAGACGGTATGTCGTCTTTCAACCCTGATGATATCGCTTCTATGTCGGTATTAAAAGGTAGTGCGGCTTCAGCTCTTTACGGATACAGAGGATCAAATGGTGTAATCTTAATTACAACCAAAAAAGGAAAGAGCGGAACAGGAATTGGAGTAGATTTTAGCACTAATGCTACATTCAACACACCTGCAAGTTTATTGAACTGGCAAGATCAATACGGAGCGGGAGCACCGGTAAACGGAGTGGCTACAAGATTTAAAAACCTACAGGAACTTAGAGATTCTTACTATTTTGCCTGGGGAGACAAATACGACGGTACACCTTCTTTAGGTATTGACGGAACAACCAGACCTTATCAGGCTTACGGAAAAGATAATGTTGAAAATTTCTACAGAACCGGATTTTCTTCCAGTAATACTTTAGCAATTTCAGGAGGAAGCGAAACGACTAATTTCAGATTGTCTTTCGGAAATACAAAAGATGAATCGATCTTGCCGGGAACAAACTTTGGCAGAAATAACATTGCTTTAAGTTTAAATTCTGCAGTAAATAAAAAAATAAGCATCGAGACTAACGCTCAGTACATCACAGAGAAAAGTCATAACCGACCTTATTTGAATGATTCACCTAGAAATCCTTCTTTCCCGACTACTTTCTTAACACCTGGTACCGATATCAGATGGATCAGTAATGGTTTTGATGAAAATGGTGGTGAGGCGGATTATTTTGGAACAAATAACTATCACACGAACCCATATTTTGCCACACAATCACCTTTAAATGATGACCTTAGAAAACGTTTTATTGGTTCTGCAAAAGTAAACTACAACATCACGGATAAAATTTACGCAAAAGGTGTTCTTGGTGTAGATGATATTAATTATGAATATACTGAAATTGAACCTACGGGTATCAATTACAGCCCTGGTGGATCTTATGAGAACAGAGTAGAGAACCGTTCAGAGTATAATGCTTCGGCTTATTTAGGATACAAAGGGGATATCGTTAAAAATTTATCTTTAGATGCTTTCATTGGAGCTAACCGTCAACACAACAGATTTAGCGGAATTAAAATGAAAGGGAACAACTTTATCGTTCCGTTCCAATATTTCTACGGAAATACGCAACCTGCCCAAAGTGAGAAGTTATTCTCAGAAAGCGAAGTAAATTCTCTTTTCTACTCAGCCGATTTAGGATATAAAGATTTCTTATATTTAAGTTTAACAGGTCGTGAAGACTGGTTTTCTACTTTAGATCCATCTAACAACAGTACATTTTATCCATCTGTAAGTTCAAGTTTTATTTACTCAGAAGTAATTGATTTACCAAAATGGATGTCTTACGGAAAGTTAAGAGCAGGCTGGGGTAACGTAGGAGGTGCTTTACCGGATGCTTATGCTTTAGCCTTGACTTATACTTCTCCGGACGGGCAAACGGATTCTTTAGGGCAGCCAATTTTAGGAGTGAACGGAGAAACGATTCCGAACAGAACTTTGAAGCCTTATAATGTAAGTACCATCGAATTTGGTTTCGAAAATACATTCTTCAATAACAGAGTGAGTACCGATTTGACTTTTTATAGCAAGAAAACAACAAACGATATTACCGACGCTGATGTTTCTCAGGCTTCAGGGTATAGAACAACGAAAATTAACGTAGGAGAGATTCTGAACAAAGGGGTTGAATTTGCGATCAATGTAAAAGCAGTTAAAACACCAAACTTCTCTTGGAGCGTAGGATATAATTTTGCTTACAATAATAGTGAGGTTCTTAAGCTTTCGGATAAAATTACGACCAAATCATTGGAAGGAAACAGAGATGGAAGAGCTTCTGTAGTGTTAGAAAAAGGACAGCCTTTTGGAGTAATTAAAGCTTATGATTATTTAAGAGATGCTAACGGAAATATTGTACTTGATACCAACGGTAAATTCCTGAGAGGAAACCTGATTATTGCAGGACAAGGTGTTGCGCCAACTTCAATGGGACTTTCAAATGATTTCCAGTATAAAAACTTTACGCTTTCTGTTTTTGTAGATGCTAAATTCGGAGGAGAGATTTATTCTGCTACCAACCAATTAGGAACCCGTTACGGATTAACAGAGCAAACTCTTCCAGGCCGTGAAGGAGGAGTTGCAGTAAAAGGAACAGATGTTAACGGGAATCCGGTAAACACAACAGTTTCAGCTTATGATTACTGGAGAAGCTATAGTGATGTAACTTCAAACTTTGTTTACGATGCCGATTTTGTGAAACTAAGAGCCATCTCTTTTAGCTATAATTTCCCAAAAGCCTATTTATCTAAAACGCCATTCCAAGCGATTAGCTTAGCGTTTTCAGCGCATAATTTATTGACGATTTATGATAAAGTTCCAAACATTGACCCTGAATCAAACTATTCTAATAGTAATGCTCAAGGTCTTGAAAGAGCTTCTATGCCTTTGACCAGAAATTATGGACTGACACTTAATGTGAAATTTTAA
- a CDS encoding type I phosphomannose isomerase catalytic subunit, producing MNTKFYPLQFDPILKERIWGGEKLKTILNKPITSKITGESWELSTIEGDVSIVANGALKGQSLTDLIDQSPNEILGTAVYERFGNQFPLLFKYLDAREDLSIQVHPNDELARERHNSFGKTEMWYVMQADAEARIIVGFKEDSSKEEYLENLNNNTLVSILDDVKAKAGDVFFLETGTVHAIGAGLVVAEIQQTSDITYRLYDFDRTDAQGNKRELHVDLALDAINYKKVDTQKKYETTLNQSNGVVDCPYFTTNFLPLDGILEVSKKGESFTVYMCTEGNFEIACQNVNYQYKQGDTVLIPAGMHGYSLKGTASILEVYIS from the coding sequence ATGAATACTAAATTTTATCCTTTGCAATTTGATCCAATCCTGAAAGAAAGAATCTGGGGAGGTGAAAAGCTGAAAACAATTCTGAATAAACCAATTACATCAAAAATTACCGGAGAAAGCTGGGAATTGTCTACTATAGAAGGGGATGTGAGTATTGTGGCAAACGGAGCATTAAAAGGACAATCCTTAACAGATTTAATAGATCAATCGCCAAATGAGATTTTAGGAACGGCAGTTTACGAACGATTTGGGAATCAGTTTCCTTTGCTTTTTAAATATCTGGACGCCAGAGAAGACTTATCGATACAAGTTCATCCAAACGATGAGTTAGCCAGAGAACGTCACAATTCTTTTGGTAAAACCGAAATGTGGTATGTAATGCAGGCAGATGCAGAGGCAAGAATTATTGTTGGTTTTAAAGAAGATTCCAGTAAAGAAGAATATTTAGAGAACCTAAATAACAACACTTTGGTTTCAATATTGGATGATGTAAAAGCCAAAGCCGGGGATGTTTTCTTTTTAGAGACCGGAACCGTTCATGCCATAGGTGCTGGTCTGGTTGTGGCAGAAATTCAGCAAACATCAGATATTACGTATCGCTTGTATGATTTTGACAGAACAGATGCTCAGGGCAACAAAAGAGAGCTGCATGTTGATTTAGCATTAGATGCCATCAATTACAAGAAAGTTGATACGCAGAAAAAGTATGAAACGACCTTAAACCAATCCAATGGGGTGGTAGATTGTCCTTATTTCACCACTAATTTTCTTCCGCTTGACGGAATCCTTGAAGTAAGTAAAAAAGGAGAAAGCTTTACGGTTTATATGTGTACGGAAGGCAATTTTGAAATAGCCTGTCAAAACGTAAATTATCAATACAAACAGGGCGATACTGTTTTGATTCCTGCAGGAATGCACGGTTATAGCTTAAAAGGAACCGCTTCAATTTTAGAAGTTTATATTTCCTGA
- a CDS encoding SusD/RagB family nutrient-binding outer membrane lipoprotein, with amino-acid sequence MKNKYIKIFCIAIVGAMTLTSCDKGFEELNKNPNALTDPAVKSMFTLAEIYVDGQDFSNTRGNNIYAAQIVQQFSSLSGPGSKYSYSSEYSAALFSESYGKGLNQIFQLMSVLKDAPENSNMIQACRIMKVFMFQKLTDTYGEVPYFEAGKGYNGNVFAPKYDTQEAIYNDLLKELDEAGDALDANKPFVGNADLYYQSNVAKWKKLANSLMLRVAMRLSKVNPAKAKQYVEKAVSKGVFTSNDDSLVLKHDSGPVGVKTNPITSSWVRNDLNKGDANIKFSKTFIDALKNSNDPRLRIYAKLEATGDNNPASQQGLANDAKEFPGGDKKKFSDPNTSTVLRLDAPTLIMSYAEVQFILAEAAVKGWSVGGNAQKFYEDGVKAAMEVLTIFGDKVPAVTPAEYTAYMTANPFKAAGTEAQKIEQIISQKWIVLLFNGFEAFSEYRRTGYPVLVPVNDPTGETKGTIPRRLIYDQSELITNSANYRESVARQGLDLMTTRIWWDKQ; translated from the coding sequence ATGAAAAATAAATATATCAAAATATTTTGTATCGCAATTGTAGGAGCCATGACGCTTACTTCATGCGATAAAGGATTCGAAGAGTTAAACAAGAATCCAAATGCTTTGACAGATCCGGCTGTAAAATCGATGTTTACACTTGCTGAGATCTATGTTGACGGACAAGATTTCTCCAATACCAGAGGGAACAACATCTATGCAGCTCAAATTGTTCAGCAATTTTCTTCATTAAGTGGACCAGGTTCAAAATATAGCTATTCGTCTGAGTATTCTGCGGCACTTTTTAGTGAGTCTTATGGTAAAGGATTGAATCAGATTTTTCAATTGATGTCAGTTCTAAAAGACGCACCGGAAAACTCCAATATGATTCAGGCTTGCAGAATCATGAAGGTGTTTATGTTTCAAAAATTGACGGATACTTACGGAGAAGTTCCTTATTTCGAAGCAGGAAAAGGGTACAATGGAAATGTTTTTGCTCCGAAATATGACACCCAGGAAGCCATTTATAATGATCTTTTGAAAGAATTAGATGAAGCAGGTGATGCTTTAGATGCTAATAAACCATTTGTAGGTAATGCTGATTTGTATTACCAAAGTAATGTGGCAAAATGGAAAAAACTGGCTAATTCTTTAATGTTGAGAGTAGCAATGCGTTTGTCTAAAGTAAACCCTGCTAAAGCAAAACAATATGTAGAAAAGGCGGTATCTAAAGGAGTTTTTACTTCTAATGATGATAGTCTTGTTTTAAAGCATGATTCAGGTCCGGTTGGAGTTAAAACCAATCCAATTACTTCTTCATGGGTTAGAAATGATCTGAACAAAGGAGATGCGAACATCAAATTCAGTAAAACATTTATTGATGCATTGAAAAATAGTAATGATCCGCGTTTAAGAATTTACGCTAAACTGGAAGCTACAGGAGACAACAATCCTGCAAGTCAGCAAGGTCTTGCCAATGATGCTAAAGAATTTCCGGGTGGGGACAAGAAAAAATTCTCAGATCCTAACACTTCTACAGTATTGCGTTTAGATGCTCCTACTTTAATCATGTCTTACGCTGAGGTTCAGTTTATATTGGCAGAAGCCGCAGTAAAAGGATGGAGTGTTGGAGGAAATGCACAAAAGTTTTACGAAGACGGTGTAAAAGCAGCTATGGAAGTGCTTACTATTTTCGGAGACAAAGTACCGGCAGTTACACCTGCAGAATACACGGCTTATATGACAGCAAATCCATTTAAAGCAGCAGGAACTGAGGCTCAAAAAATCGAGCAGATTATCTCTCAAAAATGGATTGTATTACTATTCAATGGTTTTGAAGCATTTTCAGAATACAGAAGAACAGGATATCCGGTTTTAGTTCCGGTAAATGATCCAACAGGAGAAACAAAAGGAACCATACCAAGAAGATTAATTTACGATCAGTCAGAATTGATTACCAATTCGGCTAATTATAGAGAATCGGTAGCACGCCAGGGGTTGGATTTAATGACAACCAGAATCTGGTGGGACAAGCAATAA
- a CDS encoding LacI family DNA-binding transcriptional regulator: MKKITIKDIATEAQVSISTVSFVINGKGEKMGISPAVIKKVQEVAEKLNYRPSMIATSLRTGKTRSIGLIVEDISNQFFADLARVIEDEAKSIDYRVFYCSTGGDDERSEELIHSLLQANVDGFIVTPTQNLENSIDLLLKLKKPVVLIDRYFPGQRVSHVVMDNYEASNSAAKFLINKGRKNIAVVNITSEMIQMKLREDGYRDALKEAEMYNPSLVLHMDYRTNEETRIGEIMSFFKKNPQIDAVLFLANYMGLAGLQAFRRMGIRIPEDISVISFDDHDSFKLHTPTISVIEQPIEDIAVKSIQLLMSQMTDMEKFEVEKSLKKGKLIIRESV, encoded by the coding sequence ATGAAAAAGATTACGATTAAGGATATTGCGACAGAGGCTCAGGTATCCATATCTACGGTATCTTTTGTTATCAATGGTAAGGGGGAGAAAATGGGCATCAGTCCGGCAGTGATCAAAAAGGTACAGGAAGTGGCCGAAAAGCTTAACTACAGACCCAGTATGATTGCTACCAGTCTTAGAACAGGGAAAACCAGGTCTATAGGACTTATTGTTGAAGATATTTCGAATCAGTTTTTTGCTGATCTTGCCAGAGTTATCGAAGATGAAGCGAAAAGTATTGATTACAGAGTTTTTTATTGCAGTACAGGAGGAGATGATGAACGTTCTGAAGAGTTAATACACAGTTTATTACAGGCCAATGTGGATGGTTTTATTGTAACGCCGACTCAGAATCTGGAAAATAGTATTGATCTTCTTTTAAAGTTAAAAAAACCGGTTGTATTGATCGACAGGTATTTTCCGGGACAACGAGTGAGCCATGTGGTGATGGATAATTATGAAGCCTCTAATTCGGCAGCAAAATTTCTGATCAATAAAGGGCGCAAGAATATAGCAGTGGTAAATATTACCTCCGAAATGATTCAGATGAAACTGCGTGAAGATGGGTACAGAGACGCTTTGAAAGAAGCAGAAATGTACAACCCGTCGCTTGTTCTTCATATGGATTATCGTACCAATGAAGAAACGCGAATTGGTGAAATAATGAGTTTTTTTAAAAAAAATCCTCAGATTGACGCCGTTTTATTTTTGGCAAACTATATGGGGCTTGCGGGACTTCAGGCTTTCAGAAGAATGGGAATCAGAATTCCGGAAGATATTTCGGTAATTAGTTTTGATGATCATGACAGTTTTAAACTGCATACGCCAACCATTAGTGTTATTGAACAGCCGATAGAAGATATCGCTGTAAAATCCATACAATTGTTAATGAGTCAGATGACTGATATGGAGAAGTTTGAAGTAGAAAAAAGTCTTAAAAAAGGAAAATTGATTATTAGAGAATCGGTTTAA
- a CDS encoding glycoside hydrolase family 2 protein gives MEYKKRFYWFVGVCLANFSLAANAQNKDLKTSWQYRETKTEKWYPATVPGEIHTDLLNNKTIPDPFYRDNEKKLTWIEKKDWEYKTTFQVSPATLAKKHTELVFDGLDTYATVYLNNQMVLKADNMFLQWRVDVKKVLKSGNNNLVIVFKSAQNVVDSLAKKDLPFVIPDNPRAYVRKAQYHFGWDWGPKFTTCGIWKTPRLEAYDKKEGEKPYVLDRKIELVQEPDKVGKTFYFKIDGKPVYMKGANYIPSDAFLSRVTKKEYEKVIGRAKEANMNMLRVWGGGIYEDDYFYDLCDKNGIYVWQDFMFAGTMVPGDDAFFANVKKEVQYQVKRLRHHKSIVLWCGNNEIDEAFKDWGWQKSMKMPKQDSIRLWKDYVRLFQDSIPKWVKEVDDKRPYISSSPSFHWSKAKSLTEGDSHYWGTWWGLEDVEAVQNKTGRFVSEYGMQAMPNYSSIEKFTVPEDRYLYSDILQAHQKAGKGFMKLDSYLNRYFIDSTKIKKMNVEDYTYLTQCLQYYSLKNIIGIHRSKAPYNMGTLVWQLNDCWPVASWSVTDYYDRQPKAAWYAMKEAYRDDKTPEIDLTRPINLKLEDPKISWQVKGNKLTLKASKFAKYVNVSIKGYTGKWSDNYFDLKAGEEKTITFEGAIAKPVIRVYSLYDVLKRY, from the coding sequence ATGGAGTATAAAAAAAGATTTTATTGGTTTGTCGGCGTTTGTCTCGCCAATTTTTCATTGGCGGCAAATGCTCAAAATAAAGATTTAAAAACCAGCTGGCAATATCGGGAAACTAAAACCGAAAAATGGTATCCTGCAACAGTTCCGGGAGAAATACATACCGATTTGCTGAACAATAAAACCATACCGGATCCATTTTACCGGGACAATGAAAAAAAACTAACCTGGATTGAAAAGAAAGACTGGGAGTATAAAACCACTTTTCAGGTAAGCCCGGCAACACTCGCTAAAAAACATACAGAACTGGTTTTTGACGGACTGGATACCTACGCCACCGTATATCTGAACAATCAGATGGTTTTGAAAGCAGACAATATGTTCCTGCAGTGGCGTGTAGACGTAAAAAAAGTACTGAAATCAGGGAATAACAATCTGGTTATTGTGTTTAAATCGGCGCAAAATGTAGTAGATTCCCTAGCTAAGAAAGATTTACCTTTTGTAATTCCCGACAATCCACGTGCGTATGTACGTAAAGCGCAATACCATTTTGGCTGGGACTGGGGGCCAAAATTCACCACTTGCGGAATTTGGAAAACTCCGCGTTTAGAAGCTTACGATAAAAAAGAAGGAGAGAAGCCGTATGTGTTAGATCGTAAAATCGAATTGGTTCAGGAGCCGGATAAGGTGGGGAAAACGTTCTATTTTAAAATCGATGGAAAACCGGTTTATATGAAAGGAGCCAATTATATTCCGTCGGATGCATTTCTTTCCAGAGTGACCAAAAAAGAATATGAAAAAGTAATTGGCAGGGCCAAAGAGGCTAATATGAATATGCTTCGCGTATGGGGAGGTGGTATTTATGAAGACGATTATTTTTATGATTTATGCGATAAAAACGGCATCTATGTGTGGCAGGATTTTATGTTTGCAGGAACAATGGTACCGGGAGATGATGCTTTTTTCGCCAATGTAAAAAAAGAAGTTCAGTATCAGGTGAAACGTTTACGCCATCACAAGAGTATTGTTTTGTGGTGCGGCAATAACGAAATCGACGAAGCTTTTAAAGATTGGGGATGGCAAAAAAGCATGAAAATGCCCAAACAGGATTCTATTCGTTTATGGAAAGACTACGTTCGTTTGTTTCAGGACAGTATCCCAAAATGGGTAAAAGAAGTAGACGATAAACGGCCATATATTAGTTCTTCACCATCATTTCACTGGTCGAAAGCAAAAAGTCTAACCGAAGGCGACAGTCATTATTGGGGAACCTGGTGGGGATTGGAAGATGTGGAAGCCGTGCAGAATAAAACAGGACGTTTTGTGAGCGAATACGGAATGCAGGCCATGCCAAATTATTCTTCTATAGAAAAATTCACTGTACCTGAAGACCGCTATTTGTATTCGGATATTTTGCAGGCCCATCAAAAAGCAGGAAAAGGATTCATGAAATTAGATTCGTATCTGAACCGATATTTTATTGATTCGACCAAAATCAAGAAAATGAATGTTGAGGATTATACCTATCTGACACAGTGTTTACAGTATTATTCCCTTAAAAATATTATCGGAATCCACCGTTCAAAAGCACCTTACAATATGGGAACATTGGTTTGGCAGCTTAACGATTGCTGGCCGGTAGCAAGCTGGAGTGTTACCGATTATTACGACAGACAGCCTAAAGCAGCCTGGTACGCCATGAAAGAAGCTTATCGCGATGATAAAACACCAGAAATTGATTTAACCCGTCCGATCAATCTAAAATTGGAAGACCCAAAAATCAGCTGGCAGGTAAAAGGAAATAAACTGACTTTAAAAGCTTCAAAATTTGCTAAATACGTCAACGTTTCCATAAAAGGATATACCGGAAAATGGAGCGACAACTATTTCGATCTGAAAGCAGGAGAAGAGAAAACCATTACGTTTGAAGGTGCAATAGCAAAGCCGGTCATTAGAGTTTATTCTTTATATGATGTTTTAAAAAGGTACTAA